The following are encoded together in the Anaerolineae bacterium genome:
- the mgtE gene encoding magnesium transporter, which produces MERLLIESALDRVRAALENNDFDQAIHIIEGLRPPDQAEVFAELEPEDQVALLPQLDPADSADILEELEEEEAAELASTLPTSTLSRIVDEMEPDEAADLLGDISDEQAEAVLASLEDPDEVRPLLMHPDDTAGGLMTSEFLALRRRTTVAEALEAVRQWHPEGHVADQLFVIDANRVLHGVVTLRQLILAEPHQRMVDIMNPEVISVPVGTDQEECARLMDRYDLLALPVVDEHHRLLGVITVDDLVDVLQEEVTEDIQRLGGAQPLGGPYLETNVIRVARSRIGWLLILFLTGTLTGSVLRLFSYELEAVVALAYFIPLLIGTGGNAGSQTISTIVRGLAVGDIGLGDGLRVLWHELRVGLLLGIVMGTVGYIRALTWGIEHPVAIAVALALLMIVLWANIIGSALPLLASRLRIDPAIVSGPFMSTLVDATGLLIYLSVAKAILGI; this is translated from the coding sequence GAGCGTCTGCTGATCGAAAGCGCGCTGGATCGCGTGCGCGCGGCACTGGAAAATAACGACTTTGATCAGGCCATCCACATCATTGAGGGGCTGCGTCCACCTGATCAGGCCGAGGTATTCGCCGAGCTCGAGCCAGAAGATCAGGTCGCATTGCTTCCTCAGTTGGATCCGGCTGACTCCGCCGACATCTTGGAAGAACTCGAAGAGGAAGAGGCTGCCGAGCTGGCTAGCACGCTGCCCACCAGCACCTTGAGCCGCATTGTGGATGAGATGGAGCCTGACGAAGCAGCCGACCTGCTAGGCGATATCTCTGATGAACAAGCGGAAGCAGTCCTGGCCAGCCTGGAGGACCCAGACGAGGTCCGCCCGCTGCTAATGCACCCAGATGACACAGCCGGTGGCTTGATGACCTCGGAGTTTCTGGCCCTGCGCCGGCGAACCACGGTAGCTGAGGCGCTGGAAGCTGTGCGCCAATGGCATCCTGAAGGACACGTGGCCGATCAGCTCTTCGTCATTGACGCCAATCGCGTGTTGCACGGCGTCGTTACACTGCGCCAACTCATCCTGGCCGAACCCCATCAGCGAATGGTGGACATCATGAACCCTGAAGTGATCAGCGTGCCCGTCGGGACCGACCAGGAGGAATGTGCCCGCCTGATGGACCGCTATGATCTGCTGGCGCTGCCGGTGGTGGACGAGCATCATCGGCTCTTGGGCGTGATCACGGTAGACGATCTGGTGGATGTACTGCAGGAAGAGGTCACAGAGGATATCCAGCGACTGGGCGGTGCCCAGCCATTGGGCGGCCCATACCTTGAGACCAATGTAATCCGGGTAGCCCGCAGTCGGATCGGTTGGCTGCTGATTTTGTTCCTGACAGGGACACTGACTGGCTCGGTGCTGCGGCTATTCAGCTACGAGCTAGAAGCCGTAGTCGCACTGGCGTACTTTATTCCGCTGCTGATCGGAACGGGTGGCAACGCCGGCTCTCAGACGATCAGCACGATTGTCCGTGGGCTGGCCGTAGGAGACATCGGCCTAGGCGATGGCCTTCGGGTGCTTTGGCATGAGCTGCGCGTAGGGCTGCTGCTGGGAATCGTCATGGGCACCGTCGGCTATATCCGGGCATTGACCTGGGGCATCGAGCATCCGGTAGCCATCGCGGTGGCCCTTGCTCTCTTGATGATCGTCCTATGGGCCAATATCATCGGCTCCGCCCTACCTTTGTTAGCCAGCCGGCTGCGTATAGACCCGGCAATCGTCTCAGGTCCGTTCATGAGCACCCTGGTGGATGCCACTGGGCTGCTGATCTATCTCTCCGTCGCTAAGGCCATCCTGGGCATCTGA
- a CDS encoding NDP-sugar synthase, whose protein sequence is MAIRAAVVLAAGEGSRFWPYNVVRQKAAFPIVNVPAVRRLVNDLICLGVTRVAVVVGVGEASVRAALRGAAGEIIFVRQPNPEGTALAALAGAEGLDDDFLVIAGDVVTAKENLRELIERFERERPLAAALIQPLGGERPLDWLIAFPEDGRLRGIEGHAREGHYRLCGVYAFQPDALTYLRDNPGLVTKVPVGGMPPMEAEIAQSLQVMVDEGQIVLAVETSGYHVDLDKPWHILEANHHVINDMTARLQGNVIPPSARVHDGAEIHGRLVLGENAVIGSRVVVGGDLWLGDGASVTNGAIIQGPAVIGRGTKVRDYCQIGEYSSLGAHGVYGHGAEFSGVALDTVYCYHYCEIWGVAGQAVDFGAATVCGNLRFDDGETVWRIKGRPEVPAHASNAAYFGDFCRTGVNAIIMPGRRIGVYSIVGPGVVLYEDLPDRTMVTVKQELITRPWGPERYGW, encoded by the coding sequence ATGGCCATTCGAGCAGCCGTGGTATTAGCCGCAGGCGAGGGCTCTAGGTTCTGGCCTTACAACGTCGTGCGTCAGAAGGCCGCGTTTCCCATTGTGAACGTGCCAGCCGTGCGACGGCTTGTAAACGACCTGATCTGTTTGGGTGTGACGCGGGTCGCAGTGGTGGTGGGCGTTGGCGAGGCGAGCGTGCGCGCGGCCTTGCGCGGCGCCGCCGGCGAGATCATCTTTGTCCGCCAGCCGAATCCCGAGGGGACGGCGCTAGCCGCGTTGGCCGGCGCCGAGGGCCTAGACGATGATTTCCTAGTGATCGCCGGCGATGTGGTGACGGCGAAGGAGAACCTCCGAGAGCTGATCGAACGCTTTGAGCGGGAGAGGCCGTTGGCCGCTGCGCTTATCCAGCCTCTGGGGGGCGAGCGGCCACTGGACTGGCTGATCGCCTTTCCCGAAGATGGCCGGCTGCGCGGCATCGAAGGACACGCTCGCGAGGGACATTACCGGCTGTGTGGGGTTTACGCTTTTCAGCCTGACGCCCTGACCTATTTGCGAGACAACCCAGGGCTTGTCACCAAGGTGCCAGTGGGCGGGATGCCGCCGATGGAGGCAGAGATCGCCCAATCCTTGCAGGTGATGGTGGATGAGGGGCAGATCGTGCTAGCGGTGGAAACGTCGGGATACCATGTGGATTTGGACAAGCCCTGGCACATCCTGGAGGCCAACCATCACGTGATCAACGATATGACGGCCCGGTTGCAGGGGAACGTGATCCCGCCCTCGGCGCGGGTGCACGACGGCGCTGAGATCCACGGCCGGCTAGTGCTAGGCGAGAATGCCGTCATCGGCAGTCGAGTGGTGGTGGGCGGCGACTTATGGCTGGGCGATGGGGCTAGCGTAACCAACGGCGCTATCATCCAAGGGCCAGCGGTAATCGGTCGGGGAACGAAGGTGCGCGATTACTGCCAGATCGGTGAGTACAGCTCGCTAGGGGCCCATGGGGTGTATGGCCACGGCGCCGAGTTCAGTGGGGTAGCCCTCGACACCGTCTATTGCTACCATTATTGCGAGATCTGGGGAGTAGCAGGACAGGCGGTGGATTTCGGAGCGGCCACCGTCTGTGGGAACTTGCGCTTCGATGATGGCGAGACGGTCTGGCGGATTAAAGGGCGGCCAGAGGTGCCTGCTCACGCTTCTAATGCCGCTTACTTCGGCGATTTCTGTCGCACTGGTGTAAACGCGATCATCATGCCGGGAAGGCGCATTGGCGTCTACTCCATCGTTGGCCCCGGCGTCGTGCTATACGAGGACCTGCCTGACCGCACAATGGTGACGGTCAAGCAAGAGCTGATCACGCGTCCGTGGGGACCAGAGCGATATGGATGGTGA
- a CDS encoding metalloregulator ArsR/SmtB family transcription factor produces MLTNDPVAAEGAASVAHALAHPIRLQILELLRDQGAYVMHLTAALGRPQANISQHLAVLREAGLVVDEREGTTTIYRVRDQRVFELVDSLKALVPEIRADLSFRSRRVRFRQGGRLNGSAQSCRCPRCRGFETA; encoded by the coding sequence GTGCTGACCAACGACCCGGTGGCAGCCGAAGGAGCCGCAAGCGTCGCTCACGCGCTAGCCCATCCGATCCGCCTGCAGATCCTGGAATTGCTTCGAGACCAAGGGGCTTATGTGATGCACCTGACGGCGGCCCTGGGCCGGCCTCAGGCCAATATTTCCCAACATCTGGCCGTGCTGCGTGAGGCTGGACTAGTAGTGGACGAGCGCGAGGGGACTACGACGATCTATCGGGTACGGGATCAGAGGGTCTTTGAGCTGGTAGACAGCCTGAAGGCGTTGGTTCCTGAGATAAGAGCTGACCTGAGCTTTAGATCTCGCCGGGTACGGTTTCGGCAAGGGGGTCGCCTGAACGGTTCGGCACAGAGCTGCCGTTGCCCGCGTTGTCGAGGGTTTGAGACCGCATAG